The following proteins are encoded in a genomic region of Kosakonia oryzae:
- the glnH gene encoding glutamine ABC transporter substrate-binding protein GlnH codes for MKSVLKFSLAALALAFAVSSQAADKKLVVATDTAFVPFEFKQGDKYVGFDVDLWAAIAKELKLDYELKPMDFSGIIPALQTKNVDLALAGITITEERKKAIEFSDGYYKSGLLVMVKANNNDVKSVKDLDGKVVAVKSGTGSVDYAKANIKTKDLRQFPNIDNAYMELGTGRADAVLHDTPNILYFIKTAGNGQFKAVGESLEAQQYGIAFPKGSDDLREKVNGALKTLRENGTYNEIYKKWFGSEPK; via the coding sequence ATGAAGTCTGTACTGAAATTTTCCCTGGCTGCACTCGCTCTCGCCTTTGCTGTTTCCTCTCAGGCTGCTGATAAAAAACTGGTGGTTGCCACCGACACCGCATTCGTTCCTTTCGAGTTTAAACAAGGCGACAAATACGTTGGTTTCGACGTGGATCTGTGGGCCGCTATCGCGAAAGAGCTGAAACTGGATTATGAACTGAAACCGATGGATTTCAGCGGCATCATCCCGGCGCTGCAAACCAAAAACGTCGACCTGGCGCTGGCGGGCATTACGATTACCGAAGAGCGTAAGAAAGCGATCGAGTTCTCTGACGGCTATTACAAAAGCGGTCTGCTGGTGATGGTGAAAGCCAACAACAACGACGTGAAAAGCGTGAAAGATCTGGATGGCAAAGTGGTGGCAGTGAAGAGCGGCACCGGTTCTGTTGATTATGCGAAAGCAAACATCAAAACCAAAGATCTGCGTCAGTTCCCGAACATCGACAATGCTTACATGGAACTGGGCACTGGCCGCGCAGATGCTGTTCTGCACGACACGCCGAACATTCTTTATTTCATTAAAACTGCCGGTAACGGTCAGTTCAAAGCCGTCGGTGAGTCCCTGGAAGCGCAGCAGTATGGTATCGCCTTCCCGAAAGGCAGCGACGACCTGCGTGAAAAAGTGAACGGCGCGCTGAAAACCCTGCGCGAAAACGGCACCTACAACGAAATCTACAAAAAATGGTTCGGTTCTGAGCCTAAATAA
- the glnP gene encoding glutamine ABC transporter permease GlnP translates to MQFDWSAIWPAIPLLIEGAKMTLLISVLGLIGGLIIGLAAGFARTFGGWISNHIALVFIEVIRGTPIVVQVMFIYFALPMAFNDLRIDPFSAAVVTIMINSGAYIAEITRGAVLSIHKGFREAGLALGLSRGETIRHVILPLALRRMLPPLGNQWIISIKDTSLFIVIGVAELTRQGQEIIAGNFRALEIWSAVAVVYLIITLVLSFILRRLERRMKIL, encoded by the coding sequence ATGCAGTTTGACTGGAGCGCCATTTGGCCTGCCATTCCGCTTCTGATCGAAGGCGCGAAGATGACGCTGTTGATCTCGGTCCTCGGCCTCATTGGCGGATTGATCATTGGTCTGGCAGCGGGTTTCGCACGCACTTTCGGCGGCTGGATTTCCAACCACATCGCACTGGTATTTATTGAAGTTATTCGCGGTACGCCTATCGTCGTACAGGTCATGTTTATTTACTTTGCCCTGCCGATGGCGTTTAACGATCTGCGCATCGATCCGTTCTCGGCCGCCGTCGTTACCATCATGATTAACTCCGGTGCCTATATTGCGGAAATCACCCGTGGTGCGGTGCTTTCTATTCATAAAGGCTTCCGGGAAGCGGGCCTCGCGCTGGGCCTGTCGCGTGGCGAAACCATTCGCCATGTGATCCTGCCGTTAGCGCTGCGCCGTATGCTGCCGCCGCTGGGTAACCAGTGGATCATCAGTATCAAAGATACTTCGCTGTTTATTGTTATCGGCGTCGCCGAACTGACCCGCCAGGGCCAGGAAATCATTGCCGGCAACTTCCGCGCGCTGGAGATCTGGAGCGCCGTTGCGGTTGTCTATCTGATCATTACCCTGGTGCTGAGCTTCATTCTGCGTCGTCTTGAAAGAAGGATGAAAATCCTGTGA
- the glnQ gene encoding glutamine ABC transporter ATP-binding protein GlnQ, with the protein MIEFKNVSKHFGQTQVLHNIDLNITEGEVVVIIGPSGSGKSTLLRCINKLEEITSGDLIVDGLKVNDPKVDERLIRQEAGMVFQQFYLFPHLTALENVMFGPLRVRGTNKADAEKLARDLLAKVGLAERAHHYPSELSGGQQQRVAIARALAVKPKMMLFDEPTSALDPELRHEVLKVMQDLAEEGMTMVIVTHEIGFAEKVASRLIFIDKGRIAEDGNPQQLIENPPSPRLQEFLQHVS; encoded by the coding sequence GTGATTGAATTTAAAAACGTCTCCAAGCACTTTGGTCAAACCCAGGTGCTGCACAACATTGATCTGAATATCACTGAAGGTGAAGTAGTGGTTATTATCGGGCCGTCCGGCTCGGGTAAATCGACACTGCTGCGCTGTATTAACAAGCTGGAAGAGATCACCAGCGGCGATCTGATTGTTGATGGCCTGAAAGTCAACGATCCGAAAGTGGATGAGCGCCTGATCCGCCAGGAAGCCGGCATGGTTTTCCAGCAGTTCTATCTGTTCCCGCATCTGACGGCGCTGGAAAACGTCATGTTTGGCCCGCTGCGCGTGCGCGGGACCAATAAAGCCGATGCTGAAAAGCTGGCAAGAGATCTGCTGGCGAAGGTCGGGCTGGCTGAACGTGCGCATCACTATCCGTCTGAGCTTTCCGGCGGTCAGCAGCAGCGCGTCGCGATTGCCCGCGCGCTGGCGGTAAAACCGAAGATGATGCTATTCGATGAGCCAACCTCCGCGCTCGATCCGGAGCTGCGCCACGAAGTGCTGAAAGTAATGCAGGATCTGGCTGAAGAAGGCATGACCATGGTGATCGTTACCCATGAAATCGGCTTCGCCGAAAAAGTGGCGTCGCGCCTGATTTTCATCGACAAAGGCCGCATTGCCGAAGACGGCAATCCGCAACAGTTGATCGAAAATCCCCCCAGCCCGCGCTTACAGGAATTTTTACAACACGTTTCCTGA